Proteins from a genomic interval of Thamnophis elegans isolate rThaEle1 chromosome 2, rThaEle1.pri, whole genome shotgun sequence:
- the LOC116504982 gene encoding putative calcium-activated potassium channel subunit beta produces the protein MLRKKLVAAQKRGETRALWLGLGMMACSAMMYLFIGIVLVYLHRRSVWADESECDVVKANIKEDQCSFIEGSEDKYIFHYPCLEVYVNLTHLGQVVMLYHTEQTVERNPKCSYIPLVMGNYEQAQQQVEEARDYFRMHQRIPCHYDPSREEKSVLFKRLYPPEGFLIAFACPSMLLIGGILIVILVKLNQYLALVSARQRRTVM, from the exons ATGTTACGGAAAAAGTTAGTGGCAGCACAGAAACGAGGGGAGACCAGGGCCCTATGGCTAGGTTTGGGAATGATGGCCTGCTCAGCAATGATGTATCTTTTTATTGGTATCGTCCTGGTGTATTTACATAGAAGAAG TGTCTGGGCTGATGAAAGTGAATGTGATGTAGTAAAAGCTAACATCAAGGAAGACCAATGTTCATTCATTGAAGGCTCTGaggataaatatatttttcactATCCTTGTCTGGAAGTCTATGTGAATTTAACCCATTTAGGCCAAGTAGTAATGCTGTACCACACAGAGCAAACTGTGGAAAGAAATCCCAAG tgCTCTTATATCCCCCTTGTTATGGGGAATTATGAACAAGCTCAGCAGCAAGTAGAAGAGGCAAGAGATTATTTCAGAATGCATCAGAGGATTCCTTGCCATTATGACCCATCAAGAGAAGAAAAGAGTGTCCTTTTCAAGAGATTGTACCCACCAGAAGGCTTTCTAATTGCTTTTGCCTGTCCAAGTATGCTGTTGATTGGTGGGATCTTGATAGTCATCTTGGTAAAACTAAATCAGTATCTTGCCTTAGTCTCTGCTAGACAACGCAGAACAGTCATGTAG